Proteins encoded together in one Oxalobacteraceae sp. CFBP 8761 window:
- a CDS encoding DUF1311 domain-containing protein, producing MKKFALGASILLGMLISSGVSASRIPTCDRPSSQPNLGACSYDDLVAAENEMESVYRSVVAKYASNSLFLERLAHAQNSWLTFREDDWKAQFACPEFNTQLCWGAKAFIYVNERRTKLTKEREQSLRSLLENGPGR from the coding sequence ATGAAAAAGTTCGCCCTTGGAGCTTCAATATTGCTCGGTATGTTGATCAGCAGCGGCGTGTCTGCATCGCGTATTCCGACCTGTGATCGACCGAGCAGCCAGCCAAATTTGGGTGCTTGCTCTTACGACGATCTTGTCGCTGCGGAAAATGAGATGGAATCTGTCTATCGGAGTGTTGTTGCAAAATACGCAAGCAATTCGCTGTTCTTAGAACGGCTTGCCCACGCTCAAAACTCCTGGTTGACTTTTAGAGAGGACGATTGGAAAGCACAGTTTGCATGCCCCGAGTTCAACACGCAGCTATGCTGGGGGGCGAAAGCGTTCATCTACGTAAATGAACGTAGAACGAAGCTGACGAAGGAGCGAGAGCAGAGTCTGCGAAGTCTGCTGGAGAATGGTCCAGGCCGCTAA